Proteins from a genomic interval of Papaver somniferum cultivar HN1 chromosome 4, ASM357369v1, whole genome shotgun sequence:
- the LOC113275819 gene encoding ribosome biogenesis protein WDR12 homolog, with translation MAYEEDVETRRVQVRFVTKLQAPLKAPTTSIAIPSDLTRLGLSSVVNNLIKAGNSDWEPQPFDFLIDGELVRMSLEQFLLAKGISVEKVLEIEYIKAVAPRKQEDPCLHDDWVSAVSGSNPGFILTGCYDGFGRVWKGGSCTHILEGHGDAITSISIINQKGAKSNLTTHVATASKDRTVRLWKFDAEEPTNNVRAFKILRGHSSSVQSVAPQPSGEMVCSGSWDSTINLWRTNESDSDGDLVSVKKRKVNSKAEESQLEGEAVSSLVGHTQCVSSVVWPEERTIYSASWDHSIRSWDVETGRDVLSLFCGKVLNDLDVGGDSSALIAAGGSDPVLRIWDPRKSGSSAPVLQFASHSSWITACKWHDSSLQHLLSSSYDGKVMLWDLRTAWPLAVIESHKDKVLCADWWGGDRVVSGGADSDLCISSEVSIL, from the exons ATGGCGTATGAGGAAGATGTTGAGACTAGGCGAGTTCAAGTCCGTTTCGTGACAAAGCTTCAGGCTCCTTTGAAAGCTCCTACTACATCTATTGCCATCCCTTCCGACCTTACAAGATTGGGTCTTTCTTCGGTTGTCAATAATCTTATCAAAGCTG GAAATTCTGATTGGGAACCTCAACCCTTTGACTTTCTCATCGATGGGGAGCTTGTCCGGATGTCACTTGAACAGTTTCTTCTTGCCAAGGGCATTTCTGTG GAAAAAGTACTTGAAATTGAATACATAAAGGCAGTAGCACCACGAAAACAGGAAGATCCATGTCTGCATGACGATTGGGTCAGTGCAGTCAGTGGTTCTAATCCAGG GTTTATTTTGACAGGGTGCTATGATGGTTTTGGAAG GGTGTGGAAAGGTGGATCATGTACCCATATATTGGAGGGACATGGGGATGCTATTACGTCTATTAGTATCATCAATCAGAAAG GTGCTAAGAGCAACTTGACCACACATGTTGCTACTGCTTCTAAAGATAGGACAGTGAGGCTGTGGAAG TTTGACGCAGAGGAGCCCACTAATAACGTTAGAGCTTTTAAAATCCTGCGAGGGCACTCATCGTCTGTGCAAAGTGTTGCACCACAACCCTCTGGAGAAATG GTATGTTCTGGTTCTTGGGATTCTACAATCAACTTGTGGCGGACAAATGAGTCTGATTCAGACGGTGACTTGGTCTCAGTAAAGAAGAGAAAAGTGAACTCTAAGGCCGAGGAATCCCAGCTTGAG GGGGAAGCTGTGAGCTCACTTGTTGGCCATACACAATGTGTGTCTTCTGTTGTCTGGCCAGAAGAGCGAACTATATATTCTGCATCATGGGATCATTCCATCAGAAGTTGGGATGTTGAAACAGGCAGAGATGTCTTGAGCTTG TTCTGCGGGAAAGTTCTCAACGACCTTGATGTTGGAGGTGATAGCTCTGCGCTCATTGCTGCCGGTGGTTCTGATCCTGTTTTAAGAATATGGGATCCTCGAAAATCAG GTTCTTCAGCGCCTGTCCTGCAGTTTGCATCTCATTCTTCCTGGATCACTGCTTGCAAGTGGCATGACAGCTCGCTGCAACATCTACTCTCATCATCTTATGATGGGAAGGTGATGCTATGGGATTTACGAACCGCG TGGCCTCTGGCAGTAATAGAATCTCACAAAGATAAG GTATTATGTGCTGACTGGTGGGGCGGTGATCGTGTAGTCAGCGGCGGGGCAGACTCTGACCTTTGTATTTCTTCGGAAGTTTCCATCTTGTAG
- the LOC113275820 gene encoding uncharacterized protein LOC113275820 isoform X2, which yields MRDMEVGREEEQDGLSVHSPSQAPPSSASSLPKSEVELELRLLEALEIYPLAKLQGIHRHFILYGLMEYLGRSFDRPFSPDEVLQLLDRFYNLDMLKSDEEEVEILNQEEDFSLPQSYFIKEDS from the exons atgagagataTGGAAGTTGGACGGGAAGAGGAACAAGATGGTTTGTCAGTACATTCACCAAGTCAAGCTCCACCTTCATCAGCATCTTCTCTTCCAAAG tcggaGGTTGAATTGGAACTGAGATTGTTAGAAGCACTTGAAATATATCCCCTGGCCAAATTGCAAG GTATACATCGGCACTTCATTCTTTACGGTTTAATGGAATATTTGGGAAGAAG CTTTGATCGACCGTTCTCTCCAGATGAGGTATTACAATTGCTGGATCGTTTTTACAATCTGGATATGCTG AAGTCTGATGAAGAGGAGGTGGAAATTCTGAATCAAGAGGAAGACTTTAGCTTACCACAGAGCTACTTTATAAAGGAAGACTCCTAA
- the LOC113275820 gene encoding uncharacterized protein LOC113275820 isoform X1, producing MRDMEVGREEEQDGLSVHSPSQAPPSSASSLPKEQSEVELELRLLEALEIYPLAKLQGIHRHFILYGLMEYLGRSFDRPFSPDEVLQLLDRFYNLDMLKSDEEEVEILNQEEDFSLPQSYFIKEDS from the exons atgagagataTGGAAGTTGGACGGGAAGAGGAACAAGATGGTTTGTCAGTACATTCACCAAGTCAAGCTCCACCTTCATCAGCATCTTCTCTTCCAAAG gaacagtcggaGGTTGAATTGGAACTGAGATTGTTAGAAGCACTTGAAATATATCCCCTGGCCAAATTGCAAG GTATACATCGGCACTTCATTCTTTACGGTTTAATGGAATATTTGGGAAGAAG CTTTGATCGACCGTTCTCTCCAGATGAGGTATTACAATTGCTGGATCGTTTTTACAATCTGGATATGCTG AAGTCTGATGAAGAGGAGGTGGAAATTCTGAATCAAGAGGAAGACTTTAGCTTACCACAGAGCTACTTTATAAAGGAAGACTCCTAA
- the LOC113275820 gene encoding uncharacterized protein LOC113275820 isoform X3, giving the protein MRDMEVGREEEQDGLSVHSPSQAPPSSASSLPKEQSEVELELRLLEALEIYPLAKLQGIHRHFILYGLMEYLGRSFDRPFSPDEKSDEEEVEILNQEEDFSLPQSYFIKEDS; this is encoded by the exons atgagagataTGGAAGTTGGACGGGAAGAGGAACAAGATGGTTTGTCAGTACATTCACCAAGTCAAGCTCCACCTTCATCAGCATCTTCTCTTCCAAAG gaacagtcggaGGTTGAATTGGAACTGAGATTGTTAGAAGCACTTGAAATATATCCCCTGGCCAAATTGCAAG GTATACATCGGCACTTCATTCTTTACGGTTTAATGGAATATTTGGGAAGAAG CTTTGATCGACCGTTCTCTCCAGATGAG AAGTCTGATGAAGAGGAGGTGGAAATTCTGAATCAAGAGGAAGACTTTAGCTTACCACAGAGCTACTTTATAAAGGAAGACTCCTAA